One region of Streptomyces davaonensis JCM 4913 genomic DNA includes:
- a CDS encoding PucR family transcriptional regulator, translating into MPDPSVPPTPPVPLSALLAREDLGLHQIAGPTDPDIVIHWAHTSEMADPYPYLLGGELLLSAGVHIPDAAGTGTYFDDYVSRIVAAGGAALGFGLAPVHDTVPRALVAACDTYGLPLLEVPPQTTFSGIARAVWQLMAQARLAELRRVTEAQQSLAAAASRPDPVPSVLRQLAQRVGGWAVLFGPDGGEIAEAGRAPTTEARKALADLSGVVAPAVAASSRAAGPAPTSATDTVADTHLATYALSPGHGFVLGVAATHRDPANHAIASVAAVLLSLLTGEQQSGTGAARTSALVRLLLGAAPQDVAPLLGTGESLVVHARPDTPTTPDPVAASALGTALGSPLVDLAKDVVRVLVPADRTPTPQPGWTLGVSDPVAPADWPAADTRAARALARARATRTALVRHGTRPGLADLVPHDEAEAHARALLQPIAHAPALTETLRTWLSLHGSWDRTAVALAVHRNTVRQRIARCAALLDTDLDDPDVRMELWFALRR; encoded by the coding sequence ATGCCGGACCCGTCCGTCCCACCCACCCCACCGGTCCCGCTGTCGGCGCTGCTGGCCCGGGAGGACCTGGGCCTGCACCAGATCGCGGGCCCGACCGATCCGGACATCGTGATCCACTGGGCGCACACCTCCGAGATGGCGGACCCGTATCCGTACCTGCTGGGCGGCGAGCTGCTCCTGTCGGCGGGCGTCCACATCCCCGATGCGGCGGGCACGGGCACGTATTTCGACGACTACGTCTCCCGCATCGTCGCGGCAGGCGGCGCCGCCCTCGGCTTCGGCCTGGCCCCGGTCCACGACACGGTGCCTCGCGCCCTGGTGGCGGCCTGCGACACCTACGGCCTCCCCCTGCTGGAGGTCCCACCCCAAACCACGTTCTCTGGCATCGCCAGAGCCGTCTGGCAACTCATGGCCCAGGCCCGCCTGGCAGAACTCCGCCGTGTGACGGAAGCCCAGCAGAGCCTGGCAGCGGCGGCGTCCCGCCCGGATCCTGTCCCGTCGGTACTGCGGCAACTGGCTCAGCGGGTCGGGGGGTGGGCGGTGCTGTTCGGCCCGGACGGCGGGGAGATCGCGGAGGCGGGACGGGCGCCGACGACCGAGGCACGGAAGGCGCTGGCGGACCTCAGCGGCGTGGTCGCACCTGCCGTAGCTGCCAGCAGTCGTGCCGCCGGGCCAGCGCCCACCTCAGCCACAGACACGGTCGCGGACACCCACCTCGCCACCTACGCCCTGAGCCCGGGACACGGCTTCGTCCTGGGCGTGGCGGCAACGCACCGCGACCCCGCCAACCACGCCATCGCCTCGGTCGCCGCCGTACTCCTCTCCCTCCTCACCGGAGAACAGCAGAGCGGCACAGGAGCAGCTCGCACCTCCGCCCTCGTCCGCCTCCTCCTGGGCGCCGCCCCCCAGGACGTCGCCCCCCTCCTCGGCACCGGCGAGTCCCTGGTCGTACACGCCCGCCCCGACACCCCCACCACCCCCGACCCCGTAGCCGCCTCCGCCCTGGGCACCGCCCTCGGCTCCCCCCTGGTCGACCTGGCGAAGGACGTCGTACGCGTCCTGGTCCCCGCCGACCGCACCCCCACCCCCCAGCCCGGCTGGACCCTGGGCGTCAGCGACCCCGTAGCCCCCGCCGACTGGCCCGCCGCCGACACCCGCGCCGCCCGCGCACTCGCCCGCGCCCGAGCCACCCGCACTGCCCTGGTCCGCCACGGCACCCGCCCCGGCCTCGCCGACCTCGTCCCGCACGACGAGGCAGAAGCTCACGCCCGCGCACTCCTCCAACCCATCGCCCACGCCCCCGCGCTGACCGAGACCCTCCGCACCTGGCTGTCCCTGCACGGCAGTTGGGACCGCACCGCCGTCGCCCTCGCCGTGCACCGCAACACCGTCCGCCAGCGCATCGCCCGTTGCGCGGCCCTTCTCGACACCGACCTGGACGACCCGGACGTACGCATGGAGCTGTGGTTCGCCCTGCGCCGGTGA
- a CDS encoding sodium:solute symporter yields the protein MAVDYTVIVVYLVGMLAMGWWGMRRARSKSEFLVAGRRLGPAMYSGTMAAIVLGGASTIGGVGLGYQYGLSGAWMVFTIGLGLLALSVFFSARIARLKVYTVSEMLDLRYGGRAGVISGLVMWAYTLMLAVTSTIAYATIFDVLFDMNRTLAIVLGGSIVVAYSTLGGMWSITLTDMVQFVVKTIGVLLLLLPIAVVKAGGFSEMKAQLPTEYFDPLGIGGETIFTYVLIYTFGMLIGQDIWQRVFTARSDKTAKWGGTVAGTYCLAYALAGAVIGTAAKVLYPNLASADDAFATIVKDELPVGVRGLVLAAALAAVMSTSSGALIACATVANNDIWSRLRGIVHKTEDAHDEVKGNRVFILIMGVGVIVTAIALNNVVEALTVAYNLLVGGLLVPILGGLLWKRGTAQGALASVVVGGLAVVGLMATYGILANEPVYYGLLSSLAAYVAVSLVTKPTDAAVLAAWRERLAGQVPDPEPELASEPVPAPQ from the coding sequence ATGGCCGTCGACTACACAGTGATCGTCGTCTATCTGGTCGGCATGCTCGCCATGGGGTGGTGGGGCATGCGCCGTGCCAGGTCCAAGAGCGAGTTCCTGGTCGCCGGGCGGCGGCTCGGTCCCGCCATGTACTCCGGGACCATGGCCGCGATCGTCCTCGGCGGCGCTTCCACCATCGGTGGTGTGGGGCTCGGGTACCAGTACGGGCTCTCCGGGGCCTGGATGGTCTTCACCATCGGGCTCGGGCTGCTCGCCCTGTCCGTGTTCTTCTCCGCCCGGATCGCCCGGCTCAAGGTCTACACCGTCTCCGAGATGCTCGATCTGCGGTACGGCGGCCGGGCGGGTGTGATCTCCGGCCTGGTCATGTGGGCGTACACCCTCATGCTCGCCGTCACCTCGACGATCGCCTACGCCACCATCTTCGACGTGCTGTTCGACATGAACCGCACCCTCGCGATCGTCCTCGGCGGCTCGATCGTCGTCGCCTACTCCACGCTCGGCGGCATGTGGTCGATCACCCTCACCGACATGGTGCAGTTCGTGGTGAAGACCATCGGGGTGCTTCTGCTGCTCCTGCCCATCGCCGTCGTCAAGGCCGGTGGGTTCAGTGAGATGAAGGCCCAGTTGCCCACCGAGTACTTCGACCCGCTGGGCATCGGCGGCGAGACGATCTTCACCTACGTGCTCATCTATACGTTCGGCATGCTCATCGGCCAGGACATCTGGCAGCGCGTCTTCACCGCGCGCAGCGACAAGACCGCCAAGTGGGGCGGCACGGTGGCCGGGACCTACTGTCTCGCCTACGCCCTCGCCGGCGCCGTCATCGGTACCGCCGCCAAGGTCCTCTACCCGAACCTGGCCAGCGCGGACGATGCCTTCGCCACCATCGTGAAGGACGAACTCCCCGTCGGCGTGCGGGGATTGGTGCTGGCCGCCGCCCTCGCCGCCGTGATGTCGACCTCCTCCGGCGCGCTGATCGCCTGCGCCACCGTCGCCAACAACGACATCTGGTCGCGGCTGCGGGGGATCGTGCACAAGACCGAGGACGCGCACGACGAGGTCAAGGGCAACCGCGTCTTCATCCTGATCATGGGCGTCGGGGTCATCGTCACGGCCATCGCGCTGAACAACGTCGTCGAGGCGCTGACCGTCGCCTACAACCTCCTCGTCGGCGGACTGCTCGTGCCGATCCTCGGCGGGCTGCTGTGGAAGCGCGGCACCGCGCAGGGCGCCCTCGCCTCGGTGGTCGTCGGCGGACTCGCGGTCGTCGGCCTGATGGCGACGTACGGAATCCTCGCCAATGAACCCGTCTACTACGGCCTGCTGTCTTCCCTTGCGGCCTACGTCGCCGTCTCCTTGGTGACGAAGCCCACCGACGCGGCCGTCCTCGCCGCCTGGCGGGAGCGCCTCGCCGGACAGGTGCCCGACCCCGAGCCCGAACTCGCGTCCGAACCGGTCCCGGCTCCCCAGTAG
- the speB gene encoding agmatinase → MSSNETPRGPVDSSRIPRYAGPATFARLPRLDEVGTADVAVVGVPFDSGVSYRPGARFGGNAIREASRLLRPYNPAQDASPFALAQVADGGDIAVNPFNINEAVETIEAAADDLLGTGARLMTLGGDHTIALPLLRSVAKKHGPVALLHFDAHLDTWDTYFGAEYTHGTPFRRAVEEGILDTSALSHVGTRGPLYGKQDLTDDEKMGFGIVTSADISRRGADEVADQLRQRIGDRPLYISIDIDCLDPAHAPGTGTPEAGGMTSRELLEILRGLASCNLVSADVVEVAPAYDHAEITSVAASHTAYELTTIMSRQIAEARAK, encoded by the coding sequence ATGAGCAGCAACGAGACGCCCCGCGGCCCCGTCGACTCCTCGCGCATCCCGCGCTACGCCGGACCCGCGACCTTCGCCCGGCTGCCGCGCCTGGACGAGGTCGGCACCGCGGATGTCGCCGTGGTCGGCGTGCCCTTCGACTCGGGCGTCTCGTACCGGCCGGGCGCCCGCTTCGGCGGCAACGCCATCCGTGAGGCGTCCCGGCTGCTGCGCCCCTACAACCCCGCGCAGGACGCCTCGCCGTTCGCGCTGGCCCAGGTGGCGGACGGCGGCGACATCGCCGTGAACCCGTTCAACATCAACGAGGCCGTCGAGACCATCGAGGCCGCCGCCGACGACCTGCTCGGCACCGGCGCCCGGCTGATGACCCTGGGTGGCGACCACACCATCGCGCTGCCCCTGCTCCGGAGCGTCGCGAAGAAGCACGGCCCGGTCGCCCTGCTCCACTTCGACGCCCACCTGGACACCTGGGACACGTACTTCGGTGCGGAGTACACCCACGGCACGCCCTTCCGGCGCGCGGTGGAGGAGGGCATCCTCGACACCTCCGCCCTCTCCCACGTCGGCACGCGCGGCCCGCTGTACGGCAAGCAGGACCTCACCGACGACGAGAAGATGGGCTTCGGCATCGTCACCTCGGCGGACATCTCCCGCCGGGGCGCCGACGAGGTCGCCGACCAGCTGCGGCAGCGCATCGGCGACCGGCCGCTGTACATCTCCATCGACATCGACTGCCTGGACCCGGCGCACGCGCCCGGCACCGGCACCCCGGAAGCGGGCGGCATGACCTCCCGCGAGCTGCTGGAGATCCTGCGCGGACTCGCCTCGTGCAACCTCGTCTCGGCCGACGTCGTCGAGGTGGCGCCCGCGTACGATCACGCCGAGATCACGTCGGTGGCCGCGTCCCACACGGCGTACGAACTCACCACGATCATGTCCCGCCAGATTGCAGAGGCCCGCGCGAAGTGA
- a CDS encoding thiamine pyrophosphate-binding protein: MTHDHDLVLRPTAAQTEAALNPPPGRNGGDLVVETLAGLGATTVFGLPGQHALGMFDALRRSDLRYIGLRVENNAGFAADAYGRITGEAAPLLLSTGPGALTSLAALQEAAAASAPVLAISSQVPTAGLGGGRHGYLHELPDQSASFRGVVKSVHTVRTQSQIPSAVAAAWKSALTAPHGPVWVEIPQDVLLAETSLPVVTGGDAFPEELPPRPELTAVAADLLSRAERPAIIAGGGVVRADASGKLRQLAELLQAPVVTTPGGKGAFPWTHPLSLQSWLEDRYTTDFLEDADVLLVVGSGLGELSSNYHTFKPRGRVVQIEADLGKLESNHPALGIHADARLALQALLETVERRTDDSAPERVRDVLSRVKERIASQELTLEQDVLASVRGALPADSPSFWDMTILAYWAWSAFDAKGPNHMHSAQGAGGLGYGFPAALGAAAADPTRPVLAVSGDGGALYSIAELATARQYDLNVTWLIIDDGGYGILREYMTDAFGQPTATELTRPDYVALAESFGVPGVRTTPETLAADLAKALAAPGPSVVVLPAVLRMFAPTHLTSER, from the coding sequence GTGACTCACGACCACGACCTGGTGCTCCGCCCCACCGCCGCCCAGACGGAGGCCGCGCTGAATCCTCCCCCCGGCCGCAACGGCGGAGACCTGGTCGTGGAGACACTGGCCGGGCTCGGCGCGACCACCGTCTTCGGCCTGCCCGGCCAGCACGCCCTCGGCATGTTCGACGCACTGCGCCGCAGCGATCTGCGCTACATCGGGCTGCGGGTGGAGAACAACGCCGGGTTCGCGGCGGACGCGTACGGCCGGATCACCGGTGAGGCGGCCCCGCTGCTGCTGTCGACCGGACCCGGCGCGCTGACCTCGCTGGCCGCGCTCCAGGAGGCGGCCGCCGCGTCGGCACCGGTGCTGGCGATCAGCAGCCAGGTTCCGACAGCGGGCCTGGGCGGCGGCAGGCACGGCTATCTGCACGAACTCCCCGACCAGTCGGCCTCGTTCCGGGGCGTGGTGAAGTCCGTGCACACCGTCCGTACGCAGTCGCAGATCCCGTCCGCCGTCGCGGCGGCCTGGAAGTCGGCGCTGACCGCCCCGCACGGCCCGGTGTGGGTGGAGATCCCGCAGGACGTGCTGCTCGCCGAAACCTCGCTCCCGGTGGTGACGGGCGGCGACGCCTTCCCCGAAGAGCTCCCTCCGCGTCCCGAACTGACCGCGGTGGCCGCCGACTTGCTCTCCAGGGCCGAGCGCCCGGCGATCATCGCGGGCGGCGGGGTCGTACGGGCGGACGCCAGCGGCAAGCTCCGGCAGCTCGCCGAGCTGCTCCAGGCGCCGGTCGTCACCACCCCCGGTGGCAAGGGCGCGTTCCCGTGGACGCATCCGCTGTCCCTCCAGTCGTGGCTGGAGGACCGGTACACCACGGACTTCCTGGAGGACGCGGACGTCCTGCTGGTGGTGGGCTCCGGTCTGGGTGAACTCTCCTCCAACTACCACACGTTCAAGCCGCGCGGCCGGGTCGTCCAGATCGAGGCGGACCTCGGGAAGCTGGAGTCCAACCACCCCGCGCTCGGCATCCACGCGGACGCCCGGCTCGCGCTTCAGGCGCTGCTGGAGACGGTGGAGAGGCGTACGGACGACTCGGCGCCGGAGCGGGTCCGGGACGTGCTGTCCCGTGTGAAGGAACGCATCGCGTCCCAGGAACTCACCCTGGAGCAGGACGTGTTGGCGTCGGTCCGGGGGGCCCTGCCCGCCGACTCGCCCTCCTTCTGGGACATGACGATCCTGGCGTACTGGGCCTGGTCCGCCTTCGACGCCAAGGGCCCGAACCACATGCACTCCGCCCAGGGCGCCGGCGGCCTCGGCTACGGCTTCCCCGCGGCGCTCGGCGCGGCGGCGGCCGACCCGACCCGGCCGGTGCTGGCGGTCTCCGGCGACGGGGGCGCGCTGTACTCCATCGCGGAACTGGCGACGGCCCGCCAGTACGACCTGAACGTCACCTGGCTGATCATCGACGACGGCGGCTACGGCATCCTGCGCGAGTACATGACGGACGCCTTCGGGCAGCCCACGGCGACCGAACTGACCCGCCCGGACTATGTGGCCCTGGCCGAGTCCTTCGGCGTGCCCGGGGTGCGTACGACGCCGGAGACGCTGGCGGCGGACCTGGCGAAGGCGCTGGCGGCGCCGGGGCCCTCCGTCGTCGTACTCCCGGCGGTGCTGCGGATGTTCGCACCCACACACCTGACCTCGGAGCGGTAG
- a CDS encoding endonuclease I family protein produces MLATRIPRWKAVALATATVLVGLSAPALTATPAAATTTAYDSTYYKNAIGKSGTSLKSALHTIISPQTKLSYSAVWEALKVTDQDPNNSNNVKLLYSGISRSKSLNGGDSGDWNREHVWAQSHGDFGTSAGPGTDLHHLRPEDVTVNSIRGNKDFDNGGSSFTNSGGSLTDSNSFEPRDAVKGDVARMILYMAVRYEGDDSWPNLEANDSINGSVPYHGRLSVLKAWNDEDPPDAFEERRNNVIYSNYQGNRNPFIDHPEWVEAIW; encoded by the coding sequence ATGCTGGCGACACGCATACCCCGCTGGAAGGCGGTGGCCCTCGCCACCGCCACGGTCCTGGTCGGGCTCAGTGCCCCCGCTCTCACCGCGACCCCCGCCGCGGCCACCACGACCGCCTATGACAGCACGTACTACAAGAACGCGATCGGCAAGTCCGGCACCAGCCTGAAGAGCGCGCTGCACACGATCATCTCTCCGCAGACCAAGCTGTCGTACTCCGCGGTCTGGGAGGCGCTGAAGGTCACGGACCAGGACCCGAACAACAGCAACAACGTCAAGCTGCTGTACTCGGGCATCTCCCGCAGCAAGTCGCTGAACGGCGGCGACTCCGGCGACTGGAACCGTGAGCACGTCTGGGCGCAGTCCCACGGCGACTTCGGCACCTCGGCCGGTCCGGGCACCGACCTGCACCACCTGCGCCCGGAGGACGTGACGGTCAACTCCATCCGCGGCAACAAGGACTTCGACAACGGCGGCAGCAGCTTCACCAACTCCGGTGGCAGCCTGACCGACTCCAACTCCTTCGAGCCCCGCGACGCCGTCAAGGGCGACGTGGCCCGCATGATCCTCTACATGGCCGTCCGCTACGAGGGCGACGACAGCTGGCCCAACCTGGAGGCCAACGACTCCATCAACGGCAGCGTGCCCTACCACGGCCGCCTCTCGGTCCTGAAGGCCTGGAACGACGAGGACCCGCCGGACGCCTTCGAGGAGCGCCGCAACAACGTCATCTACTCCAACTACCAGGGCAACCGGAACCCGTTCATCGACCACCCGGAGTGGGTCGAGGCGATCTGGTAG
- a CDS encoding serine hydrolase, with amino-acid sequence MTHRISRRARWVAGGVLVASVAAVTPASAATPTVSCTSAKAGLADKLKKDITAALATRKGTIAVGVYDRVTKTTCTLRPSTAFDSASVVKVTVLATLLWDAQKTGRALTSREKTLATAMITKSDNASTTTLWKQLGVTKVKNFLAAAAMTQTTPGANGYWGLTQITVTDQQKLMKLLTAKNTVLTDDSRWYIRKLMGDVVSSQRWGTPYGAPSDVIVHVKNGWLERATYGWRVHSVGTFKGGGHDYMISVLTHGNSTMNYGITTIQGVAKVIHRDLTAS; translated from the coding sequence ATGACTCACCGGATATCCAGACGTGCCAGATGGGTGGCGGGCGGCGTGCTCGTCGCCTCTGTGGCCGCCGTCACACCCGCGAGCGCCGCGACGCCCACCGTCAGTTGTACGTCCGCCAAGGCCGGGCTCGCCGACAAGCTGAAGAAGGACATCACCGCCGCGCTGGCGACCCGTAAGGGAACCATCGCCGTCGGGGTCTACGACCGGGTCACCAAGACCACCTGCACGCTGCGCCCGTCCACCGCCTTCGACTCCGCCAGCGTCGTGAAGGTCACCGTCCTCGCCACCCTGCTGTGGGACGCGCAGAAGACCGGCCGGGCCCTCACCAGCCGGGAGAAGACCCTCGCCACGGCCATGATCACAAAGTCGGACAACGCCTCCACCACCACCCTGTGGAAGCAGCTCGGCGTCACCAAGGTGAAGAACTTCCTCGCCGCCGCCGCGATGACGCAGACCACGCCGGGCGCCAACGGCTACTGGGGCCTGACCCAGATCACCGTCACCGACCAGCAGAAGCTGATGAAGCTCCTCACCGCCAAGAACACGGTGCTCACCGACGACTCCCGCTGGTACATCCGCAAGCTGATGGGCGACGTGGTCTCCTCCCAGCGCTGGGGCACGCCGTACGGGGCGCCCTCCGACGTCATCGTGCACGTCAAGAACGGCTGGCTGGAGCGGGCCACCTACGGCTGGCGGGTGCACAGCGTCGGCACCTTCAAGGGCGGCGGCCACGACTACATGATCTCGGTGCTGACCCACGGCAACAGCACCATGAACTACGGCATCACCACCATCCAGGGCGTCGCCAAGGTCATCCACCGCGATCTCACGGCGAGTTGA